One Haloterrigena salifodinae DNA window includes the following coding sequences:
- a CDS encoding SIMPL domain-containing protein — protein MNRRQLLTGSTVGLAAAIAGCVGDVRSDTDGEAPTESASDESERADRGEITVTASGDVEAEPDRAVVTVGVQASGESADAVTDELATGADELRGTFADLGIPPENVEEAQYRVHPERERDAEGFEGAHSFEVTITDVDRVGEVIDAAIEAGADDVGRVNFALQAETRATLRRDAIDAALATADEEAAHVADNRNVDLEETTAVTTGDVRVRPVEGHLASGDAAAEAAPPTEIETDPVSVSASVTVTYAFVE, from the coding sequence ATGAATCGACGACAGTTACTCACGGGCTCGACCGTCGGGCTCGCGGCGGCGATAGCAGGTTGTGTCGGAGACGTGCGCAGCGATACCGACGGCGAAGCGCCGACCGAATCGGCCAGCGACGAGAGCGAGCGCGCGGACCGCGGCGAGATCACAGTCACTGCCAGCGGCGACGTCGAGGCGGAACCCGACCGGGCGGTCGTGACCGTGGGCGTACAGGCGAGCGGTGAGAGCGCCGACGCCGTGACCGACGAACTGGCGACGGGGGCCGATGAACTTCGCGGAACGTTCGCCGACCTCGGAATCCCGCCGGAGAACGTCGAAGAAGCCCAATATCGGGTCCATCCGGAACGCGAGCGGGACGCCGAGGGGTTCGAGGGAGCACACTCGTTCGAGGTGACGATCACCGACGTCGACCGCGTCGGCGAGGTCATCGACGCGGCGATCGAGGCCGGCGCCGACGACGTCGGACGCGTAAACTTCGCGCTGCAGGCGGAGACGCGAGCGACGCTGCGACGGGACGCGATCGACGCCGCGCTCGCTACCGCCGACGAGGAGGCGGCCCACGTCGCCGACAACCGAAACGTCGACCTTGAGGAAACGACGGCCGTCACGACCGGCGATGTTCGGGTTCGGCCGGTCGAAGGGCATCTCGCGAGCGGTGACGCGGCAGCGGAGGCGGCGCCGCCGACAGAGATCGAGACCGATCCCGTCAGCGTGAGCGCCAGCGTGACGGTCACGTACGCGTTTGTCGAGTAA
- a CDS encoding ABC transporter substrate-binding protein produces the protein MKSIRRLERSRREVVATGIAAGSAALAGCITGNGSGSEDGDSYTVSMAPMGEVEFDAVPRDAFVTFAHYADMAVALGHGDAVNTLFAPEMSGSTMSMFYDRLEGVSFDGESLPHPLEDGVVEEDLYEYDSDVHFLDPSYVLTTEDDWSESKIDTVAEQVGPWFGNFHSGVHSEPAEAYADSYEYYTLWELFERIAEVFQERERYEALKEVYDETRAQIESNLPPEDERPTVARVTLGPEGQDVFYSYHINTDGFWQAETRPLGARDALGDVEWSGDWGEVDYETMLEADPDVILHLWGITSRYAIEDIRERLEDHSAGSELTAVQNDRVVASGMRYQGPIMNLFQLEMTAKQLYPDRFGEWPGHESGQSYPEIPDDERLFDRDRVAEIVTDGAAE, from the coding sequence ATGAAATCGATACGGCGACTCGAGCGAAGTCGGCGGGAGGTCGTGGCGACGGGGATCGCCGCCGGGAGCGCGGCGCTGGCCGGCTGCATCACCGGCAACGGCTCGGGCTCGGAGGACGGTGACTCCTACACGGTGTCGATGGCGCCGATGGGGGAAGTCGAGTTCGACGCTGTCCCCCGGGACGCCTTCGTCACGTTCGCCCACTACGCGGACATGGCGGTCGCGCTGGGCCACGGCGACGCGGTGAACACGCTGTTCGCGCCCGAGATGTCGGGGTCGACGATGTCGATGTTCTACGACCGGCTCGAGGGCGTTTCCTTCGACGGCGAGTCGCTGCCCCACCCGCTCGAGGACGGGGTGGTCGAGGAGGACCTCTACGAGTACGACAGCGACGTCCACTTCCTGGATCCGTCGTACGTCCTGACCACTGAGGACGACTGGTCCGAATCCAAGATCGATACCGTCGCCGAGCAGGTTGGTCCCTGGTTCGGAAACTTCCACAGCGGGGTCCACAGCGAGCCCGCGGAGGCCTACGCCGACAGCTACGAGTACTACACGCTCTGGGAGCTCTTCGAGCGGATCGCCGAGGTCTTTCAGGAGCGGGAGCGCTACGAGGCGCTGAAGGAGGTCTACGACGAGACGCGGGCCCAGATCGAGTCGAACCTGCCGCCCGAAGACGAGCGGCCGACGGTCGCGCGGGTCACGCTGGGGCCGGAAGGACAGGACGTCTTCTACTCCTACCACATCAACACGGACGGCTTCTGGCAGGCCGAGACGCGGCCGCTCGGAGCCCGCGACGCGCTTGGCGACGTGGAATGGTCGGGCGACTGGGGCGAGGTCGACTACGAAACGATGCTCGAGGCCGATCCCGACGTCATCCTCCACCTGTGGGGGATCACGTCGCGGTACGCCATCGAGGATATCCGCGAACGGCTCGAGGACCACTCCGCGGGAAGCGAGTTGACGGCCGTCCAGAACGACCGCGTCGTCGCCAGCGGGATGCGCTACCAGGGGCCGATCATGAACCTCTTCCAGCTCGAGATGACGGCCAAGCAGCTCTATCCCGACCGGTTCGGCGAGTGGCCGGGGCACGAATCCGGGCAGTCGTACCCCGAGATTCCGGACGACGAACGGCTGTTCGACCGTGACCGCGTCGCGGAAATCGTGACCGACGGCGCTGCGGAGTAA
- the cysK gene encoding cysteine synthase A — MAPAVDSAAEAEIDAAETVDELIGQTPLLRLDAFADNCFGKLEAHNPYSVKDRIARGIVDAAERAGALEPGDTVVESTSGNTGIGLAAVCAARGYDCVLTMPSSMSTERRQLLAALGADLELTPAEDGMGGANERAEELVAEREDAIMARQFENEANPAAHRETTGPEIWEATDGAVDAVVAGVGTGGTITGVSEYIKEEQGKTDLTSVAVEPAESPTLSELSSDGHDIQGIGPGFVPDILRTDLIDETRAVEGNAAKDASRKLGRTEGVLVGISAGAALSAAAEYASEHPDELVVVVLPDTGERYLSTDLYADE, encoded by the coding sequence ATGGCACCAGCAGTCGACTCCGCGGCCGAGGCCGAAATCGACGCCGCCGAGACCGTCGACGAACTGATCGGGCAAACGCCGCTGTTGCGACTGGACGCGTTCGCCGACAACTGTTTCGGCAAACTCGAGGCGCACAACCCCTACTCGGTCAAGGATCGGATCGCGCGGGGGATCGTCGACGCCGCCGAGCGAGCGGGCGCGCTCGAACCCGGCGACACCGTCGTCGAATCGACCAGCGGCAACACCGGCATCGGGCTGGCCGCGGTCTGTGCCGCTCGCGGCTACGACTGCGTGCTGACGATGCCGTCCTCGATGTCGACCGAGCGCCGTCAGCTCCTGGCGGCGTTGGGCGCCGACCTCGAGTTGACGCCCGCCGAGGACGGGATGGGCGGCGCGAACGAGCGTGCCGAGGAACTCGTCGCCGAGCGCGAGGACGCGATCATGGCCCGGCAGTTCGAGAACGAGGCGAATCCGGCGGCTCACCGGGAGACGACCGGTCCCGAAATCTGGGAGGCCACGGACGGCGCGGTCGACGCGGTCGTCGCGGGCGTCGGCACTGGTGGCACCATCACCGGGGTCTCGGAGTACATCAAGGAGGAACAGGGGAAGACCGACCTCACGTCGGTCGCCGTCGAACCGGCAGAGTCACCGACGCTCTCCGAGTTGAGCAGCGACGGCCACGACATTCAGGGGATCGGTCCCGGCTTCGTGCCGGACATCCTGCGGACCGACCTGATCGACGAGACTCGCGCCGTCGAGGGGAACGCGGCGAAGGACGCATCCCGAAAGCTGGGTCGCACCGAGGGTGTACTGGTTGGGATCTCCGCGGGCGCGGCGCTGTCGGCCGCGGCCGAGTACGCGTCCGAGCACCCCGACGAACTGGTCGTGGTCGTCCTCCCCGACACCGGCGAACGGTACCTCTCGACGGATCTGTACGCGGACGAGTGA
- a CDS encoding NAD(P)/FAD-dependent oxidoreductase: protein MADRADTDAGFDVDVAVVGGGPAGCSAGVFTARYGLETVVFDRGSSSLRRCACLENYLGFPCGIDAERFLKLAQTHAREAGCRIREELVDSVVALAGNGETEVTADGEGFRLEPQGGDPVTARFVIAATKYDGSYLRGLDDDEALFVTEEGADGGVERFDRAYPDNDGRTPVAGLYVAGPLAGSGDQAIIAAGHGATVARTLLRDLRREEGYWDRFARQYDWRRYTKNRDEEWADPERWVELFDEIAPEDRDAENVRRLAESYAAERDESYLEAETASRRTERGQRRLAEALDDEVLLEAVDNEAIRERAAELEGGNAQSNADLIDD from the coding sequence ATGGCAGACAGAGCCGATACCGACGCCGGATTCGACGTGGACGTCGCCGTCGTTGGCGGCGGCCCCGCCGGCTGTTCGGCCGGTGTCTTCACCGCGCGGTACGGCCTCGAGACGGTCGTCTTCGACCGCGGCTCCTCCTCGCTGCGTCGGTGTGCCTGCCTCGAGAACTACCTCGGCTTCCCCTGCGGGATCGACGCCGAGCGGTTCCTCAAGTTGGCGCAAACCCACGCCAGGGAGGCGGGGTGTCGAATCCGCGAGGAACTCGTAGACTCCGTCGTCGCGCTCGCGGGGAACGGCGAAACCGAGGTCACAGCGGACGGCGAGGGGTTCCGACTCGAGCCCCAGGGCGGCGATCCCGTGACGGCGCGGTTCGTGATCGCGGCGACGAAGTACGACGGGTCGTACCTCCGCGGACTGGACGACGACGAGGCGCTGTTCGTCACCGAGGAGGGCGCCGACGGGGGCGTCGAACGGTTCGACCGCGCGTATCCGGACAACGACGGCCGGACGCCGGTCGCGGGGCTCTACGTCGCCGGCCCGCTGGCTGGGAGCGGTGATCAGGCGATCATCGCGGCTGGCCACGGCGCGACAGTAGCCCGGACGCTGCTCCGGGACCTGCGCCGCGAGGAGGGGTACTGGGACCGATTCGCACGGCAGTACGACTGGCGCCGGTACACAAAGAACCGAGACGAGGAGTGGGCCGACCCCGAGCGCTGGGTCGAACTCTTCGATGAGATCGCCCCCGAGGACCGCGACGCAGAGAACGTTCGGCGCCTCGCCGAGTCCTACGCGGCCGAGCGCGACGAGAGCTACCTCGAGGCGGAGACCGCGTCTCGGCGAACCGAGCGCGGCCAGCGACGGCTCGCGGAAGCGCTCGACGACGAGGTGTTGCTCGAGGCCGTCGACAACGAGGCGATCCGCGAGCGGGCGGCGGAACTCGAGGGCGGCAACGCGCAGTCGAACGCCGACCTGATCGACGACTGA
- the purH gene encoding bifunctional phosphoribosylaminoimidazolecarboxamide formyltransferase/IMP cyclohydrolase, producing the protein MTRIAGMAGNRGRNLLNIADRNPGGAELAVVLTNDADAPVLEAAAERGIPTEVVPLEDDMSRSEHEEAVLEALSEYDFELVCLDGYMRILSETFLSEAPTTLNVHPALLPAFPGMDAWGDALEEGVSVTGCTVHVVTDATDGDGNVVEEDVDAGPIVTQEPIPVYEGDDEETLKERVLYEGEFRAYPRAVKWFAEGAVDVDTEAGEVAVESDVATVGDEDHDGLPLRRLVSNDRADTLRYGENPHQDAAVYTDYTTDEASVVHADQLNEGAKALSYNNYNDADGALNLIKEFDEPAAAVIKHTNPAGCATADSLADAYEKALSTDPMSAFGGIVALNRECDAETAEQIIDSFKEVVVAPGYTDDALEVLFEKDNLRVLDVGELGERTERFTEKPLVGGRLVQERDLQSISVDDLEVVTEREPTDEELESMVFAWQTLKHVKSNGILFADGTETVGIGMGQVSRVDAVRLAAMKADEHAEGKNAEGAVMASDAFFPFPDGIEEAAEAGIEAVVQPGGSVNDDDVIEAADEHGIAMAFTGQRSFRHD; encoded by the coding sequence ATGACGCGAATCGCCGGGATGGCCGGCAACCGAGGGCGCAACCTGTTGAACATCGCCGATCGCAACCCGGGCGGGGCCGAACTGGCCGTCGTCCTCACGAACGACGCGGACGCGCCGGTGCTCGAGGCCGCCGCCGAGCGCGGGATCCCGACCGAGGTCGTCCCGCTCGAGGACGACATGAGTCGGAGCGAGCACGAGGAAGCGGTGCTCGAGGCCCTCTCGGAGTACGACTTCGAGCTGGTCTGTCTGGACGGGTACATGCGCATCCTCTCGGAGACGTTCCTCTCCGAGGCGCCGACGACGCTGAACGTCCACCCCGCCTTGCTGCCCGCGTTCCCCGGGATGGACGCCTGGGGCGACGCGCTCGAGGAGGGCGTCTCGGTGACGGGCTGTACGGTCCACGTCGTCACGGACGCGACCGACGGGGACGGAAACGTCGTCGAAGAAGACGTCGACGCCGGGCCGATCGTCACCCAGGAGCCGATTCCGGTCTACGAGGGCGACGACGAGGAGACGCTGAAGGAGCGGGTCCTCTACGAGGGCGAGTTCCGCGCGTACCCGCGTGCGGTGAAGTGGTTCGCCGAGGGCGCGGTCGACGTGGATACGGAGGCCGGCGAGGTCGCCGTCGAGAGCGACGTGGCGACCGTCGGAGACGAGGACCACGACGGTCTCCCGTTGCGCCGGCTCGTCTCGAACGACCGCGCCGACACCCTCCGCTACGGGGAGAACCCCCATCAGGACGCGGCGGTCTATACCGACTACACGACGGACGAGGCCAGCGTCGTCCACGCCGACCAGCTCAACGAGGGCGCGAAGGCGCTGTCGTACAACAACTACAACGACGCCGACGGCGCGCTCAACCTGATCAAGGAGTTCGACGAGCCCGCCGCCGCGGTCATCAAGCACACGAATCCGGCCGGCTGTGCGACCGCCGACTCGCTGGCCGATGCCTACGAGAAGGCCCTCTCGACGGACCCGATGAGCGCCTTCGGCGGCATCGTCGCCCTGAACCGCGAGTGCGACGCCGAGACCGCCGAACAGATCATCGACTCGTTCAAGGAGGTCGTCGTCGCCCCCGGCTACACCGACGACGCCCTCGAGGTCCTCTTCGAGAAGGACAATCTGCGCGTCCTCGACGTGGGTGAACTCGGCGAGCGCACCGAACGCTTCACCGAGAAACCGCTCGTGGGCGGTCGACTGGTCCAGGAGCGCGATCTGCAGTCCATCTCCGTCGACGACCTCGAGGTCGTCACCGAGCGCGAGCCGACCGACGAGGAACTCGAGTCGATGGTCTTCGCGTGGCAGACCCTCAAGCACGTCAAGTCCAACGGCATCCTCTTTGCGGACGGCACCGAGACGGTCGGCATCGGCATGGGACAGGTCTCACGCGTCGACGCAGTCCGGCTGGCCGCCATGAAGGCCGACGAGCACGCCGAGGGGAAGAACGCCGAGGGCGCCGTCATGGCCTCGGACGCCTTCTTCCCGTTCCCGGACGGGATCGAGGAGGCCGCCGAGGCGGGCATCGAGGCGGTCGTCCAGCCCGGCGGCTCGGTCAACGACGACGACGTGATCGAGGCCGCGGACGAACACGGGATCGCGATGGCGTTTACGGGTCAGCGGAGCTTCAGACACGACTGA